One segment of Oscillospiraceae bacterium MB08-C2-2 DNA contains the following:
- a CDS encoding spore germination protein — protein MVENNGSALCLEQLKKELEYIYDVQYRELLCRSVRVTLVYVQSMCDSRQISEFIIRPLYNKLNRLHSLRTIAGSIIQAGMVVETRDLDTAISSVLSGQVLVVFHNHEAILTCDMKKYERRSVEIPQTETVIKGPREGFSEDININISEIRRRIKSPLLKMERYSLGEQSKTEAVLVYIKGTTPDKLIAYAREKINLIREDYVFYPTRLENALKCKTTSFDTIGYTEKPDVASSKLVEGRILILLDGNPFVITAPNFFIEAFQTTDDYTLNPVMANMGRLFRWISFFMALFVPGLYLALVTYHFKLVPNIFLYRLALFRAGVPVPTVIELLYMVLFFQIIREAGVRLPQPIGPTLSIVGALILGDAAVTSGLASQITVVVVAITSIASYLIPVMHGSIFLWSLCIVLFSSMLGLPGFYMGGVLFISHLAGLTSCGYPYLYPFGTEKTFKYQDIFIKGTKGKQAGPPLKEDR, from the coding sequence ATGGTGGAAAATAATGGTTCAGCCCTTTGTCTCGAACAGCTCAAAAAAGAGCTGGAGTATATCTATGATGTTCAATACCGTGAGCTGCTTTGCCGCTCTGTTAGGGTTACTTTAGTTTATGTCCAGTCCATGTGTGATTCCAGGCAGATATCAGAATTTATCATCCGCCCCCTCTATAACAAGCTCAACCGCCTGCATTCCCTCAGAACCATTGCCGGGAGTATTATTCAAGCCGGCATGGTGGTGGAAACACGGGATCTGGATACTGCAATTTCTTCTGTGCTAAGCGGGCAGGTACTGGTTGTGTTTCATAATCACGAGGCAATCTTGACCTGTGATATGAAAAAATACGAGAGGCGCTCTGTGGAAATTCCACAGACAGAAACGGTTATCAAAGGGCCTCGTGAAGGCTTTTCAGAAGATATCAACATCAACATCTCAGAAATCCGCCGGAGAATCAAAAGCCCACTCTTAAAAATGGAGCGTTACTCTCTGGGCGAGCAGAGCAAAACAGAAGCTGTTTTAGTTTATATAAAAGGTACAACCCCCGATAAGCTGATCGCCTATGCCAGAGAAAAAATCAATCTGATCCGAGAAGATTATGTGTTCTATCCCACCAGATTAGAGAATGCCTTAAAATGTAAGACTACCTCTTTTGATACCATTGGCTATACCGAGAAACCGGATGTGGCTTCCTCAAAACTGGTGGAGGGCCGCATTTTAATATTATTGGACGGGAATCCATTTGTGATAACCGCCCCTAATTTTTTTATTGAGGCTTTTCAAACAACAGATGATTACACCCTCAACCCCGTTATGGCAAATATGGGCAGGCTTTTTCGGTGGATTTCTTTTTTTATGGCTCTTTTTGTGCCCGGCCTTTATCTGGCGCTGGTTACTTATCATTTTAAGCTGGTGCCGAATATTTTTCTCTACCGGCTGGCCCTCTTCCGTGCCGGTGTGCCGGTTCCCACTGTTATTGAGCTGCTTTATATGGTGCTGTTTTTTCAAATTATCCGTGAAGCCGGCGTTCGATTGCCTCAGCCCATTGGCCCTACCCTGAGCATAGTCGGCGCTCTGATTCTCGGGGATGCTGCTGTCACCTCCGGGCTTGCTTCGCAGATCACCGTTGTTGTGGTTGCCATCACTTCCATTGCATCTTATCTGATCCCTGTTATGCATGGATCGATCTTCCTATGGAGCCTGTGCATTGTATTGTTTTCTTCCATGCTGGGTTTGCCGGGTTTTTATATGGGCGGTGTGCTTTTCATTTCTCACTTGGCAGGGCTCACCAGCTGCGGTTACCCCTATTTGTACCCTTTTGGAACAGAAAAAACCTTTAAATATCAGGATATCTTTATTAAAGGAACAAAGGGCAAGCAGGCAGGGCCTCCTTTAAAGGAGGATCGATGA
- a CDS encoding endospore germination permease has translation MDRFTPKHFIFLMMATGIVSLKTYPIVFIGGAGRDSWVAVIISSILIFLYFLFAAKTMNLVPENNFLDVYQKAVGKKAAVFLLAIFFLTVLMTLVESAAIEADSMHQSILLETPEWYFILFFAIPAIYVVCKDLVAIMIITIIGISFIMVAGIHLGMLTTQQKTFQDLFPVFYDGLTVDFILSIFKSLGLYGFLTITLPYMQYISTKRISLTKYVIIGLIFIIQMQIVSITGIFMTFSPETASSYYYPKLIQTHLVSYFEILEFGELYVMLQILCGWFLKYLISYNCILILIKFFNIKKKMLHILTYAISIVVLVLSYFVTKNSIRLFNLLEYVPWISLVNFIVIPTIVFTLYRIRLKNHPQPQAQA, from the coding sequence ATGGATAGATTTACACCTAAGCATTTTATATTTTTGATGATGGCAACCGGTATTGTATCCTTAAAGACCTATCCCATCGTTTTTATTGGGGGGGCTGGGCGGGATAGCTGGGTTGCTGTTATTATATCTTCAATACTGATTTTTCTTTATTTCCTTTTTGCAGCCAAAACCATGAATTTGGTGCCGGAGAATAATTTTCTGGATGTTTACCAAAAAGCAGTGGGGAAAAAGGCCGCTGTTTTTTTATTGGCGATTTTCTTTTTGACCGTTTTAATGACACTGGTGGAATCTGCCGCCATTGAAGCAGACAGCATGCATCAAAGCATCCTCCTTGAAACACCCGAGTGGTATTTTATATTGTTTTTTGCCATTCCGGCTATCTATGTTGTCTGTAAGGACCTAGTGGCCATTATGATCATTACCATCATTGGGATTTCGTTTATTATGGTGGCAGGAATTCATCTTGGAATGCTCACTACACAGCAGAAAACCTTTCAGGATTTGTTTCCTGTATTTTATGATGGGCTCACTGTTGATTTTATTCTCTCCATTTTTAAATCCTTGGGTTTATATGGCTTTTTGACCATAACGCTGCCCTATATGCAGTATATTTCCACCAAGCGGATTTCTCTGACAAAATATGTGATCATTGGGCTGATCTTTATTATTCAAATGCAGATTGTATCCATCACCGGCATTTTTATGACCTTTAGCCCAGAAACAGCCTCATCCTATTATTACCCCAAGCTGATTCAAACGCATTTGGTCAGCTATTTTGAAATTCTGGAATTTGGTGAGCTTTATGTTATGCTCCAAATACTGTGCGGCTGGTTCTTAAAATATCTGATCTCCTATAACTGTATTCTTATTCTCATAAAGTTTTTCAATATCAAGAAGAAAATGCTGCATATTTTAACCTATGCTATATCCATTGTTGTTCTGGTGCTTTCTTATTTTGTTACCAAAAATTCAATTCGTCTTTTCAATCTCTTGGAATATGTACCATGGATCAGTTTAGTCAACTTCATTGTAATTCCGACAATTGTTTTTACTTTATACCGCATTCGGCTTAAGAACCATCCCCAACCACAGGCACAGGCTTAA
- a CDS encoding Ger(x)C family spore germination protein, translating into MKKRVLISIALLMSLCLMVGCFSYKDMNRLLFYTMGVMDKKDGEFYLYGEAFKAYRGEGEKAGREKRIVLFGKGDSFIEAVKGIRNGVNLPLEYAGAKAYVMTKDIARDGIKDYLDCFDRDQKVSLRMYLIVLDGDAAEFIKREETDEKFMGLYLYEMMNTQNKSLHTITCHVYDFLLDMNIGSGVNILPIIKLVTVEEQAGLDQSSQESSEDQGQQQSQDSGQKSSKGSKKSDSSKEQDSGDPIFEPYVIIDGAAIFLDDKMVAELTQEELDIYHLLFRKASTGVIVASNPQVPDKTIGLVLLNNKYSYRVVQEGDLFKYKIKVTLRVALEEAQDYLNPDDEVIRLMEESVEKKISLSAQKMFTRMQQENVDLFNIKRQLDMAKIQHGEDYLQKTVFEIEPNVIMDSIGTLKAGY; encoded by the coding sequence ATGAAAAAAAGGGTTCTAATTTCAATAGCCCTGCTTATGTCTCTTTGTCTGATGGTCGGGTGCTTTAGCTACAAGGATATGAACCGGCTGCTGTTTTACACCATGGGTGTCATGGATAAAAAGGATGGAGAGTTCTATCTGTATGGTGAAGCCTTCAAAGCCTATAGAGGCGAAGGAGAAAAAGCAGGCAGGGAAAAGCGTATTGTTCTTTTTGGCAAAGGAGACAGCTTTATCGAGGCTGTCAAGGGTATTCGGAATGGTGTAAATCTCCCCTTGGAATATGCGGGCGCAAAAGCTTATGTAATGACCAAAGATATTGCGCGGGACGGCATAAAGGACTATCTGGATTGTTTTGACCGGGATCAGAAGGTATCCCTACGGATGTATTTAATTGTATTGGATGGGGATGCTGCGGAATTCATCAAGCGTGAAGAAACGGATGAGAAGTTTATGGGGCTGTATCTGTATGAGATGATGAATACCCAGAACAAGTCTCTGCATACCATTACCTGCCATGTATATGACTTTCTTTTGGATATGAATATAGGCAGCGGCGTAAATATTCTTCCCATTATCAAGCTGGTGACTGTGGAAGAACAGGCAGGCCTGGACCAATCTTCCCAGGAATCCAGTGAAGATCAGGGCCAACAGCAATCGCAGGATTCCGGCCAAAAAAGCAGTAAAGGCTCAAAGAAAAGCGATAGTTCCAAAGAGCAAGACTCCGGCGATCCGATTTTTGAGCCCTATGTCATTATTGACGGAGCGGCAATCTTTCTTGATGACAAGATGGTGGCAGAGCTGACACAGGAAGAGCTGGATATTTATCACCTCCTTTTTCGAAAAGCCTCTACCGGTGTGATCGTCGCCTCCAATCCGCAGGTTCCTGATAAAACGATAGGGCTTGTGCTCTTAAACAATAAATACTCTTACCGTGTTGTGCAGGAAGGTGACCTGTTTAAATATAAAATCAAGGTAACACTTCGTGTGGCATTGGAAGAGGCACAAGACTATCTCAACCCCGACGATGAAGTGATCCGCCTGATGGAAGAAAGTGTTGAAAAAAAGATTTCCCTCTCCGCGCAAAAGATGTTTACCAGAATGCAGCAAGAGAATGTGGATCTTTTCAATATAAAGCGTCAATTGGATATGGCCAAAATCCAGCACGGAGAGGATTATCTCCAAAAAACAGTGTTTGAAATAGAACCAAACGTGATTATGGATAGTATTGGGACATTAAAAGCAGGTTATTAG